In the Sus scrofa isolate TJ Tabasco breed Duroc chromosome 6, Sscrofa11.1, whole genome shotgun sequence genome, one interval contains:
- the CABP5 gene encoding calcium-binding protein 5 produces MQFPMGPACIFLRKGIAEKQRERPLGPDEIEELREAFLEFDKDRDGFISCKDLGNLMRTMGYMPTEMELIELGQQIRMNLGGRVDFDDFVELMTPKLLAETAGMIGVQEMRDAFKEFDANGDGEITLGELQQAMQRLLGDKLTSQEISEVVQEADVNGDGTVDFEEFVKMMSR; encoded by the exons ATGCAGTTTCCCATGGGCCCCGCCTGCATCTTCTTAAGAAAAGGCATCGCTGAGAAACAGCGG GAAAGACCGCTGGGACCAGATGAGATTGAAG AGCTCCGGGAAGCATTTCTTGAGTTTGACAAGGACCGAGATGGGTTCATCTCTTGTAAGGATTTGGGGAATCTAATGAGGACGATGGGTTACATGCCCACGGAGATGGAACTGATTGAACTGGGCCAGCAAATCCGCATGAACT TGGGCGGCCGCGTGGACTTCGACGACTTTGTGGAACTCATGACCCCCAAACTGCTGGCAGAGACGGCTGGGATGATCGGTGTCCAGGAGATGCGCGACGCCTTCAAGGAG TTTGACGCCAACGGAGACGGGGAGATCACGCTGGGGGAGCTGCAGCAGGCCATGCAGAGGCTCCTGGGAGACAAGCTCACTTCCCAGGAGATCTCCGAGGTGGTCCAGGAGGCCGATGTTAACGGAGATGGCACTGTTGACTTTGAAG AGTTTGTGAAGATGATGTCTCGCTGA